A single window of Halosolutus gelatinilyticus DNA harbors:
- a CDS encoding DUF4040 domain-containing protein, translating into MSALVYTLAAFILATAVATALFRDVLAVIIVFGAYSLGMAILYTYLLAPDVAMTEAAIGAGVTTILLLLTIVRTSRPTTDRLVERIDVPALIVVSAFVVVLLAAVLPEMYAVGVTDAPIWGRGGVESPSVYYIENTYEDTHVHNAVTSVLAAYRGFDTFGEAVVVFAAGVSTLLVLKREVFV; encoded by the coding sequence ATGAGCGCGCTCGTCTACACGCTCGCCGCGTTCATCCTCGCGACCGCGGTCGCGACCGCGCTGTTCCGGGACGTGCTGGCGGTGATCATCGTCTTCGGCGCCTACAGCCTCGGGATGGCGATCCTCTACACCTACCTACTGGCGCCCGACGTCGCAATGACCGAGGCCGCGATCGGCGCGGGAGTGACGACCATCCTGTTGCTGCTGACGATCGTGCGAACGTCGCGGCCGACGACCGATCGCCTCGTCGAGCGGATCGACGTCCCGGCACTGATCGTCGTAAGCGCGTTCGTGGTCGTTCTCCTGGCGGCGGTGCTGCCGGAGATGTACGCCGTCGGCGTCACCGACGCCCCGATCTGGGGCCGGGGTGGCGTCGAGTCGCCGTCGGTCTACTACATCGAGAATACGTACGAGGACACGCACGTCCACAACGCCGTCACGTCGGTGCTGGCCGCGTACCGTGGATTCGACACCTTCGGCGAGGCGGTCGTCGTCTTCGCCGCCGGCGTCTCGACGCTGTTGGTCCTGAAACGGGAGGTGTTCGTCTGA
- a CDS encoding monovalent cation/H+ antiporter subunit E, with protein MAGDRVLVPLSDTVTVRQTVSYAVRDAFESADALECHLVVALPYESDAPEGARHLEDADDLLARAKNWVEEDASGSAVEIETAVLGADEYLFGPRDYAEIFAAYADEHDLDRVVLDPEYRPGVTSSMIQPLERELDAVGLAYDEAPVDRPARHERLVGDGVERFDKLFATFWISFGFYLVLGDPTYPFDLVTGAAVATIVAVTLSNVTFRFPLDRVQSPLRVLRFVIYIPYLLYEIVKANIAVSAVILRPSMPIEPTLTRVDARVRSGLPLLALANSITLTPGTLTVRANDQHLIVHTLIPSAREDLFDGGLEKGIRFVFYGRESAAIASPRERGDAEIVGGDEV; from the coding sequence ATGGCGGGTGATCGCGTACTCGTGCCGCTGTCGGACACGGTGACCGTCCGACAGACGGTTAGCTACGCCGTCCGCGATGCCTTCGAGTCGGCCGACGCGCTCGAGTGCCACCTCGTGGTCGCGCTCCCCTACGAGTCCGACGCGCCGGAGGGAGCCCGGCACCTCGAGGACGCAGACGATCTGCTCGCACGCGCGAAGAACTGGGTCGAAGAGGACGCCAGCGGGTCCGCGGTCGAGATCGAAACCGCCGTCCTCGGCGCCGACGAGTACCTCTTCGGGCCGCGCGATTACGCCGAAATATTCGCCGCGTACGCCGACGAGCACGATCTCGATCGCGTCGTGCTCGATCCGGAGTACCGACCCGGCGTCACGAGTTCGATGATCCAGCCGCTGGAGCGCGAACTCGACGCCGTCGGGCTCGCCTACGACGAAGCGCCCGTGGACCGCCCGGCTCGCCACGAGCGGCTGGTCGGCGACGGCGTGGAGCGGTTCGACAAGCTGTTCGCGACGTTCTGGATTTCCTTTGGCTTCTACCTCGTCCTGGGTGATCCGACCTATCCGTTCGACCTCGTCACCGGCGCGGCGGTCGCCACCATCGTGGCGGTCACCCTGTCGAACGTCACGTTCCGGTTCCCGCTCGATCGCGTCCAGTCGCCGTTGCGCGTCCTGCGGTTTGTCATCTACATCCCGTACCTGCTCTACGAAATCGTGAAGGCCAACATCGCGGTCTCGGCGGTTATCCTCCGGCCGTCGATGCCGATCGAGCCGACGCTAACGCGGGTCGACGCGCGGGTCCGCAGCGGCCTGCCGCTGCTCGCGCTCGCCAACAGCATCACGCTCACGCCGGGGACGCTGACGGTCAGAGCCAACGATCAGCACCTGATCGTCCACACGCTGATCCCCTCGGCGCGCGAGGACCTCTTCGACGGCGGGCTCGAGAAGGGGATCCGCTTCGTCTTCTACGGCCGCGAATCGGCGGCGATCGCCTCGCCGCGCGAACGCGGCGACGCCGAAATCGTCGGAGGTGACGAGGTGTGA
- a CDS encoding Na(+)/H(+) antiporter subunit D, with product MTTIEALTVLYPPALLLVAALLMLVLPRALGFAAGALSLFGVLAISLFVPAGEHATITFLGFSDVQLFFVDEFSRVVGAGLGFLGAFGVVYAYSSDASRGMTAIALAYMASCVAAVFAGDWLSLLFMWELMAVTSTVLVWHYGGDAVRAGFRYAIAHGIGGVLVMFAVVAHYVAVDSFVYGVGVSADNGGIGAGLPAVLAALGIGVNCAFIGLHTWLPDTYPRPHIAASVFLSVFTTKTSAYVLYRAFPEEGFLLLAYMGGAMAVYGATFALLQHDMRALLSYHIQAQVGYMVAGIGVGTTLATAGAMGHLLNNILFKSLLFMAVGVIIYRTGENDLYKLGGLWREMPLTAIGFALGALSITAMPGFNGYVSKGMILDAADPHSYGAPEYQYLYYLLLLGAIGTLLSFIKLGYYAFLHGESDVEVADAKTGQTVAMLAVGGACLFLGVWWQGLVDFLPGIEGTHFYYGEGSEGHLHPYSLGHLEETAMLLAVSLVGFAVIRKPLSKIDLPDPATVVVPITYYTGRWSMLAVTDAFSAVDRIVVGFVTRCYWVGNNPTLAVDEAAHRLPNWIVDVEERRPADGGRPSTIHLRASIGTTILLLTLLLTVILWLLVVWGGS from the coding sequence GTGACGACGATCGAGGCTCTGACGGTGCTGTACCCGCCGGCGCTCCTGCTCGTCGCCGCGCTGTTGATGCTCGTCCTCCCGCGAGCGCTCGGCTTCGCCGCGGGCGCGCTGAGCCTGTTCGGCGTGCTGGCGATTTCGCTGTTCGTGCCCGCAGGCGAACACGCGACGATCACCTTCCTCGGCTTCTCCGACGTCCAGTTGTTCTTCGTGGACGAGTTCAGTCGCGTCGTCGGCGCCGGCCTCGGCTTCCTCGGGGCGTTCGGCGTCGTCTACGCCTACTCGAGCGACGCCAGCCGCGGGATGACGGCGATCGCGCTGGCCTACATGGCCTCGTGTGTCGCGGCCGTCTTCGCCGGCGACTGGCTCTCGCTGCTGTTCATGTGGGAGCTGATGGCGGTCACGAGCACCGTACTCGTCTGGCACTACGGCGGCGACGCCGTCCGCGCCGGCTTCCGGTACGCGATCGCCCACGGGATCGGCGGCGTGCTCGTCATGTTCGCGGTCGTCGCCCACTACGTGGCCGTCGACTCGTTCGTCTACGGCGTCGGCGTGTCCGCCGATAACGGCGGAATCGGGGCCGGACTACCCGCCGTACTCGCCGCGCTCGGTATCGGCGTCAACTGCGCGTTCATCGGCCTGCACACGTGGCTTCCGGATACCTACCCGCGGCCGCACATCGCCGCGTCGGTGTTCCTTTCGGTGTTCACGACGAAGACGAGCGCGTACGTCCTCTACCGCGCGTTTCCCGAGGAGGGCTTCCTCCTTCTCGCCTACATGGGCGGGGCGATGGCCGTCTACGGCGCTACCTTCGCGCTGCTCCAGCACGACATGCGCGCGCTCCTCTCGTACCACATCCAGGCCCAGGTCGGGTACATGGTCGCCGGCATCGGCGTCGGGACGACGCTCGCGACCGCCGGCGCGATGGGCCACCTGCTAAACAACATCCTGTTCAAGAGCCTGCTGTTCATGGCCGTCGGCGTCATCATCTACCGCACCGGCGAGAACGACCTGTACAAGCTGGGCGGCCTCTGGCGCGAGATGCCGCTCACGGCGATCGGGTTCGCGCTCGGCGCGCTCTCGATCACCGCCATGCCCGGCTTCAACGGGTACGTGAGCAAGGGGATGATCCTCGACGCGGCCGATCCGCACAGCTACGGCGCCCCCGAGTACCAGTACCTGTACTACCTCCTGTTGCTCGGCGCGATCGGCACCTTGCTCTCGTTCATCAAGCTCGGCTACTACGCGTTCCTCCACGGCGAGAGCGACGTCGAGGTCGCGGACGCGAAGACCGGGCAGACGGTGGCGATGCTCGCCGTGGGCGGGGCCTGCCTCTTCCTCGGCGTCTGGTGGCAGGGACTCGTCGACTTCCTGCCTGGGATCGAAGGAACGCACTTCTACTACGGCGAGGGCTCCGAAGGGCACCTCCACCCGTACAGCTTGGGTCACCTCGAAGAGACGGCGATGCTGCTCGCCGTCTCGCTGGTCGGCTTCGCCGTTATCCGCAAGCCGCTCTCGAAAATCGACCTGCCCGATCCGGCCACCGTCGTGGTGCCGATCACCTACTACACCGGCCGGTGGTCGATGCTGGCAGTCACCGACGCGTTCTCCGCAGTCGATCGGATCGTCGTCGGCTTCGTCACGCGCTGTTACTGGGTCGGCAACAACCCCACGCTGGCGGTCGACGAGGCCGCCCACCGGCTCCCCAACTGGATTGTCGACGTCGAGGAGCGCCGACCAGCCGACGGCGGCCGCCCGTCGACGATCCACCTGCGGGCGAGCATCGGTACGACTATCCTACTGTTGACGCTCCTGCTGACGGTCATCCTGTGGCTACTGGTGGTCTGGGGCGGAAGTTGA
- a CDS encoding cation:proton antiporter, with protein MIPDLGEVFVLAAAGFVVLAIAMFYRAVAGPTMQDRLLAVNVLGTNTVVVLALLAAGLDEAWFLDVALIYALLNFLLSIAISKFTVERGGVL; from the coding sequence GTGATCCCCGACCTCGGCGAGGTCTTCGTGCTGGCGGCGGCGGGGTTCGTCGTCCTCGCGATCGCGATGTTCTATCGCGCGGTCGCGGGCCCGACGATGCAGGACCGACTGCTGGCGGTGAACGTTCTCGGGACGAACACGGTCGTCGTCCTCGCCCTGCTCGCGGCGGGGCTCGACGAGGCGTGGTTCCTCGACGTGGCGCTGATCTACGCCCTGCTGAACTTCCTGCTGTCGATCGCCATCTCCAAGTTCACGGTCGAGCGAGGTGGTGTCCTGTGA
- a CDS encoding MnhB domain-containing protein, with protein sequence MAGPVDDTYTESQVIMTAVQIIAPFTLTYGMFMILHGGDTPGGSFQGGAIVGVTVLMLAFAFGIEPTRQWLKNSVIVSLVTGGVLVFVSIGLASIALGGRFLDYDQLYKVIGPKQKWYMEAVEIGGISLIVAGVVITLFFAMAAGFTPERQGGGSGAGPGVEAGSGAGTESQSDAGPIDRPAADESGVSDDD encoded by the coding sequence ATGGCGGGTCCGGTCGACGATACGTACACGGAGAGCCAGGTCATCATGACCGCCGTCCAGATCATCGCGCCGTTTACCCTCACCTACGGCATGTTCATGATCCTCCACGGCGGCGACACGCCGGGCGGGAGCTTCCAGGGCGGCGCCATCGTCGGCGTCACCGTTCTGATGCTCGCGTTCGCGTTCGGCATCGAACCGACCCGCCAGTGGCTCAAGAACTCGGTGATCGTCTCGCTCGTCACCGGCGGCGTGCTCGTCTTCGTCTCGATCGGCCTCGCGTCGATCGCGCTCGGCGGGCGGTTCCTCGACTACGACCAGTTGTACAAGGTCATCGGGCCCAAGCAGAAGTGGTACATGGAAGCCGTCGAAATCGGCGGCATCTCCCTGATCGTCGCCGGCGTCGTCATCACGCTGTTCTTCGCGATGGCGGCGGGATTCACGCCCGAGCGACAGGGCGGCGGATCGGGAGCCGGCCCCGGGGTCGAGGCCGGGTCCGGGGCTGGCACCGAGTCGCAGTCCGACGCCGGACCGATCGATCGACCCGCGGCCGACGAGTCGGGGGTGAGCGACGATGATTGA
- the mnhG gene encoding monovalent cation/H(+) antiporter subunit G — protein MIETIRVWAVVILVGFGLFFTLVSTVGVIRLPDIYSRAHTASQTDTLGAGFALAGVALALGWQHATVYTVLLLFFVFITNPTAAHAIARSAAESGVEPQLAETDAGPTEPATDAETDGGEVR, from the coding sequence GTGATCGAGACGATCCGCGTCTGGGCGGTCGTGATCCTCGTCGGGTTCGGGCTGTTCTTCACGCTCGTCTCGACGGTGGGCGTCATCCGGCTCCCCGACATCTACTCGCGCGCGCACACCGCCTCGCAGACGGACACGCTCGGGGCCGGGTTCGCGCTCGCGGGCGTCGCGCTCGCGCTCGGGTGGCAACACGCGACGGTGTACACCGTCCTGTTGCTATTCTTCGTGTTCATCACGAACCCGACGGCGGCGCACGCGATCGCTCGCTCCGCGGCGGAGTCGGGCGTCGAGCCGCAGCTGGCCGAAACCGACGCTGGTCCGACCGAGCCAGCGACGGACGCCGAGACCGACGGAGGTGAGGTCCGATGA
- a CDS encoding proton-conducting transporter membrane subunit yields the protein MVESVRPLAAVLVSAIAVVLIVASHRRPNVREGWSVVAALSKFAIVASMLPGVLDGTVYEWSLSGSLGVEFLHGIDFVLRADPLGMLFALLASFLWIFTSFYATGYMRGLDEHAQTRFFAAFAASLSTAIGIAFAGNLVTIFVFYELLSLVTYPLVAHNEDSEARIAGRKYLAYTFFGGGVFLLAGTVLVYWLTQPYLAQDAAPLAFEAGGMSALAEAAAADPAYAQAAFFLLIAGFGVKAAVMPLHSWLADAMVAPTPVSGLLHAVAVVKSGAFGVARVILEVYGVDLIRDLPLDVPAIGEVGLNVPIAILATFTLTAASIIAMRKDHLKRRLAFSTTAQLSYIVLGLSLLNPYAILGALFHIPAHAFAKLTLFFCAGAIHVETHTDYISEMAGIGKRMPLTMSAFTIGAAGMAGMPLIAGFVSKFYMLIGAGNMAAGGAWGYWIFAASLLVSGVLNIAYFWPVVYTAFFESEDRHDAKPLLEFPIGGERQSYAAEAGADDEHVAADGGSEPEPEHGSDRGPDAETVPELDPDGDETDESDEIEDDEEYEYAVDKYPSDHTVPDDGPRETVTGEHVGRVDHHGDRDDHHTGGPPIGGWQRTSPLSESTWLMLMPIVVIAIGAVVLGVVPGWAVFLDLAASVVETVTGVTVP from the coding sequence ATGGTGGAATCGGTTCGACCGCTCGCCGCCGTGCTCGTCTCGGCGATCGCGGTGGTCCTGATCGTCGCCTCGCACCGCCGCCCGAACGTCCGCGAGGGCTGGTCCGTCGTGGCCGCGCTGTCGAAGTTCGCGATCGTCGCCAGCATGCTCCCCGGCGTCCTCGACGGCACTGTCTACGAGTGGAGCTTGAGCGGGTCGCTCGGCGTGGAATTCCTTCACGGCATCGACTTCGTGCTGCGAGCCGATCCGCTCGGGATGCTGTTCGCGCTGCTCGCGAGTTTCCTGTGGATCTTCACGTCCTTCTACGCGACCGGCTACATGCGCGGCCTGGACGAGCACGCCCAGACGCGCTTCTTCGCGGCGTTCGCGGCCAGTCTCTCGACGGCGATCGGGATCGCCTTCGCCGGCAATCTGGTGACGATCTTCGTCTTCTACGAGCTGCTGTCGCTGGTCACCTACCCGCTGGTCGCGCACAACGAAGATTCCGAAGCGCGGATCGCCGGCCGGAAGTACCTCGCCTACACCTTCTTCGGCGGCGGGGTGTTCCTGCTTGCCGGCACCGTGCTGGTGTACTGGCTCACGCAGCCGTATCTCGCCCAAGACGCCGCACCCCTCGCGTTCGAAGCCGGCGGTATGTCGGCGCTTGCGGAGGCGGCTGCGGCCGATCCGGCGTACGCGCAGGCGGCGTTCTTCCTGCTCATCGCCGGCTTCGGCGTCAAGGCCGCCGTGATGCCGCTGCACTCCTGGCTCGCGGACGCGATGGTCGCGCCGACGCCCGTCTCCGGCCTGCTCCACGCGGTGGCCGTCGTCAAGTCCGGCGCGTTCGGCGTCGCCCGCGTCATCCTCGAGGTGTACGGCGTCGATCTCATCCGCGACCTGCCGCTCGACGTGCCGGCGATCGGCGAGGTCGGCCTGAACGTCCCGATCGCGATCCTGGCGACGTTCACGCTCACCGCGGCGAGCATCATCGCGATGCGCAAGGACCACCTCAAGCGCCGGCTCGCGTTCTCGACGACGGCCCAGCTGTCGTACATCGTCCTCGGACTCTCGCTGCTCAATCCCTACGCGATCCTCGGGGCGCTGTTCCACATCCCCGCCCACGCGTTCGCGAAGCTCACCCTGTTCTTCTGCGCGGGGGCGATCCACGTCGAGACCCACACCGACTACATCAGCGAGATGGCCGGCATCGGCAAGCGGATGCCGCTGACGATGTCCGCCTTTACGATCGGCGCCGCGGGGATGGCCGGGATGCCGCTGATCGCCGGTTTCGTCAGCAAGTTCTACATGCTGATCGGCGCCGGAAACATGGCCGCCGGGGGCGCCTGGGGCTACTGGATCTTCGCGGCCAGCTTGCTCGTCTCGGGCGTGCTCAACATCGCGTACTTCTGGCCCGTCGTCTACACCGCGTTCTTCGAGAGCGAGGATCGCCACGATGCGAAACCGCTGCTCGAATTCCCGATCGGCGGCGAGCGTCAGTCGTACGCGGCCGAGGCGGGAGCCGACGATGAGCACGTCGCCGCGGACGGCGGCTCGGAACCGGAACCAGAGCACGGGTCCGACCGCGGCCCGGACGCGGAGACCGTGCCCGAACTCGACCCCGACGGCGACGAAACGGACGAATCCGACGAGATCGAGGACGACGAGGAGTACGAGTACGCCGTCGACAAGTACCCGAGTGACCACACGGTCCCTGACGACGGCCCCCGCGAGACCGTTACGGGCGAACACGTCGGTCGCGTCGACCACCACGGCGACCGCGACGATCACCACACCGGCGGGCCGCCGATCGGCGGCTGGCAGCGGACGTCGCCGCTGTCCGAGAGCACGTGGCTCATGTTGATGCCGATCGTCGTGATCGCGATCGGCGCGGTCGTCCTCGGCGTCGTCCCCGGCTGGGCCGTCTTCCTCGACCTGGCCGCGTCCGTCGTCGAGACGGTGACGGGGGTGACCGTCCCGTGA
- a CDS encoding tyrosine-type recombinase/integrase: MTDVAIADAIDAYLQRKAVGDPDGPGAGTYAANAESILRRWAEWLDAEHDVTSLFALESAQMRAYASELKDRTERGTYTASTAGTYYAVVRAFLSWCVRGEILEENPAANGDAKRALPSADGRSDGDLWTGGQRRALERYVRDRALDAPEDDHETRRSRLREYAMVALFAHSGVRGSELFRVPEDERRTGATWDDVDFYTGTIDVLGKSQRLEEVPLPAAARTPLRRYRVVLDPPSNDWPLFPTRHAPSIARRVREALAERGHDEAEVDALLADSTAGELARERSIAPPAITTEGARSVLRRLCEEADIDVEGGYLTPSGVRAEPDEHRYRREASPSKPTLRASVDERSIAVPEERPTALDVDRRSRDEPSE, from the coding sequence GTGACCGACGTCGCGATCGCGGACGCGATCGACGCGTACCTCCAGCGGAAGGCCGTCGGCGATCCCGACGGGCCGGGCGCGGGGACGTACGCCGCAAACGCCGAATCGATCCTGCGGCGCTGGGCGGAGTGGCTCGACGCGGAACACGACGTGACGTCGCTGTTCGCCCTCGAATCGGCGCAGATGCGGGCCTACGCGTCCGAACTGAAGGACCGAACGGAGCGCGGAACGTACACCGCCTCGACCGCGGGAACGTACTACGCGGTCGTCCGGGCGTTCCTCTCGTGGTGCGTCCGCGGGGAGATTCTGGAGGAGAACCCAGCCGCGAACGGGGACGCGAAGCGCGCGTTGCCGTCTGCCGACGGTCGGTCGGACGGCGACCTCTGGACGGGCGGGCAGCGGCGCGCGCTGGAGCGCTACGTGCGCGATCGGGCGCTCGACGCCCCGGAAGACGACCACGAGACGCGACGATCGCGGCTGCGCGAGTACGCGATGGTGGCCCTCTTCGCCCACTCCGGCGTCCGGGGCTCGGAGCTGTTCAGAGTCCCCGAAGACGAGCGGCGAACGGGGGCGACCTGGGACGACGTCGATTTCTACACGGGGACGATCGACGTCCTCGGTAAGTCCCAGCGGCTCGAAGAGGTGCCGCTCCCCGCCGCGGCGCGGACGCCGCTGCGGCGGTACCGGGTCGTCCTCGACCCGCCGTCGAACGACTGGCCGCTGTTTCCGACGCGGCACGCGCCGTCGATCGCTCGTCGGGTCAGGGAAGCGCTCGCCGAGCGCGGGCACGACGAGGCGGAGGTCGACGCCCTTCTGGCCGATTCGACGGCCGGCGAACTCGCACGCGAGCGATCGATTGCGCCGCCGGCGATCACGACCGAAGGCGCGCGATCGGTCCTCAGACGACTCTGCGAGGAAGCCGACATCGACGTCGAGGGCGGATACCTCACCCCGAGCGGCGTCCGCGCCGAGCCCGACGAGCACCGCTACCGTCGGGAAGCCAGCCCGTCGAAACCGACGCTTCGAGCCTCCGTCGACGAACGGTCGATCGCCGTGCCCGAGGAGCGACCGACGGCGCTCGACGTGGATCGGCGATCGCGAGACGAGCCGTCGGAGTGA
- a CDS encoding monovalent cation/H+ antiporter subunit D family protein, producing MNSVTLLPALLIAVPILAATLPIALGLRYDRAGWPIAAITTTGLFGMAVALAISVYTTGQVKHPLGGYSNTYGIELVADQFSMVFAVLVTATAAGVLAYTRTGGPRGNTFYTAYLLLTGGLLGITMTGDVFNLFVFLEITSLATYALVASGDGPESAVAALKYLILGTVAASMYLIGVAFLFMATGTLNMQVLADAIPAAEGRQVTLLRTSFAFIFIGFAVKVAQWPLHTWQPDAYQRAPDGVTPLIAALVSTASAYALGRLLYSVFGVDFVTSTPYATELIVTVGCVSVLAGTTLAVIQQELKRMLAYSSVSQFGLILAAYGVVTDTALVGATIHLVGHGLMKAGLFLAVGLIAVSAGARTVDEYAGLADRRPITAGAMTVMLLSLVGIPPTIGFVGKWYIAVGAVQAQMWPVAAVIFLSTMLTLAYVARLLEKMYFTPALPAESLRAAGRVATDGGGGPGSEIDGSATDDRAADAVQATDGGRRDRRDPRAASIGMRTVVIACALLVVALGFSGGWFFELLDPFVTEVFA from the coding sequence ATGAATAGCGTCACCCTTCTCCCGGCGCTGCTCATCGCCGTCCCGATCCTCGCAGCGACGCTACCGATCGCGCTCGGTCTCCGCTACGATCGCGCCGGGTGGCCGATCGCGGCGATCACGACGACCGGACTGTTCGGGATGGCCGTCGCGCTCGCGATTTCGGTCTACACCACCGGGCAGGTGAAGCACCCCCTCGGCGGCTACTCCAACACCTACGGCATCGAACTCGTCGCCGATCAGTTCTCGATGGTGTTCGCAGTGCTCGTGACGGCCACCGCGGCGGGCGTCCTCGCGTACACGCGCACGGGCGGCCCGCGCGGGAACACGTTCTACACCGCCTACCTGCTGCTGACCGGCGGTCTGCTCGGCATCACGATGACCGGCGACGTGTTCAACCTGTTCGTCTTCCTCGAGATCACGAGCCTCGCCACCTACGCGCTGGTCGCGAGCGGCGACGGCCCCGAGTCCGCGGTGGCGGCGTTGAAGTACCTCATCCTGGGAACCGTCGCCGCGTCGATGTACCTCATCGGGGTCGCCTTCCTGTTCATGGCGACCGGGACGCTCAACATGCAGGTTCTCGCGGACGCGATTCCGGCGGCCGAGGGCCGGCAGGTGACGCTCCTTCGGACGTCGTTCGCCTTCATCTTCATTGGCTTCGCCGTCAAGGTCGCCCAGTGGCCGCTGCACACCTGGCAGCCCGACGCCTACCAGCGTGCGCCCGACGGCGTCACGCCGCTGATCGCGGCGCTGGTGTCGACCGCCTCGGCGTACGCCCTGGGCCGGCTGCTCTACTCCGTCTTCGGGGTCGACTTCGTGACCTCGACGCCGTACGCGACGGAACTGATCGTGACGGTCGGCTGCGTCAGCGTCCTCGCCGGGACGACCCTGGCCGTCATCCAGCAGGAACTCAAGCGCATGCTCGCGTACTCGTCGGTCTCGCAGTTCGGACTGATCCTCGCCGCCTACGGCGTCGTGACCGACACGGCGCTCGTCGGCGCGACGATCCACCTCGTCGGCCACGGTCTCATGAAGGCCGGTCTCTTCCTCGCGGTCGGCCTGATCGCCGTCAGCGCCGGCGCCCGAACCGTCGACGAGTACGCCGGTCTCGCCGACCGGCGGCCGATCACCGCGGGGGCGATGACCGTCATGCTCCTCTCGCTCGTCGGGATTCCGCCGACGATCGGCTTCGTCGGCAAGTGGTACATCGCCGTCGGGGCCGTCCAAGCCCAGATGTGGCCCGTCGCGGCCGTGATCTTCCTCAGTACGATGCTTACGCTCGCCTACGTCGCCAGACTGCTCGAGAAGATGTACTTCACGCCGGCGCTGCCGGCCGAGTCTCTCCGCGCTGCCGGTCGGGTCGCCACCGACGGCGGCGGCGGACCCGGTAGCGAGATCGACGGCTCGGCTACCGACGACCGCGCTGCCGACGCTGTGCAGGCTACCGACGGCGGCCGTAGGGATCGCCGCGATCCGCGCGCCGCCTCGATCGGCATGCGCACCGTCGTGATCGCCTGCGCGCTGCTCGTCGTCGCGCTCGGCTTCAGCGGCGGGTGGTTCTTCGAGCTTCTCGACCCGTTCGTTACAGAGGTGTTCGCCTGA
- a CDS encoding cation:proton antiporter subunit C codes for MIEYLASHYAYALLFVLLGIGMYMMIATENLVKKLIGVNLFQSAIFLFFISMAYVDGADSPIVGEDVVFTGQYASPLPQVIVLTAIVVGIALTAVGLALIIRIYAEYGTLREDTLREVRADE; via the coding sequence ATGATTGAGTATCTCGCAAGTCACTACGCGTACGCGCTGTTGTTCGTCCTACTCGGCATCGGGATGTACATGATGATCGCCACCGAGAACCTCGTGAAGAAGCTGATCGGGGTCAACCTCTTCCAGTCGGCGATCTTCCTGTTTTTCATCTCGATGGCCTACGTCGACGGCGCCGACTCGCCGATCGTCGGCGAGGACGTGGTGTTTACGGGCCAGTACGCGAGTCCGCTACCGCAGGTCATCGTGCTGACCGCCATCGTCGTCGGCATCGCGCTGACGGCGGTCGGCCTCGCGCTGATCATCCGCATCTACGCGGAGTACGGCACGCTCCGCGAGGACACCCTCCGGGAGGTGCGCGCCGATGAATAG